The DNA segment GCTCGCCGTGGCGGTCAGGGCCGAACCACTCAGGAGCAGCCCGGAATTGTTGCCGCTGGCGGGACCGCGCAGGGTGAAGGTCTGGCCGCCTTCGTTCAGAACGATCGTCCAGTCGACGATGTCGGCGCTGTCGAGCACGCCGATGGTGTCGTTGGTGGTGATCGACAGCTCCGCGGTGGCGCCCGGCGCCATGGTGCGCGTGCCGGTGTAGATGGTCGCGGCTTCGGCGGCAGCCATCGGGCTCGCGGCCAGGACTGCGCCGGCGCAGAGCGCTGCAAGATTCTTCATGTTGTAAACCTCAATTTGATTGCTCGACCCTTCCCGGCCGTCTGTCCCGCTTACACGAATATCGAACCTTACCAATCTTAATCGCGGCGCGTCCCGGTGTGGCACGGCCGCGCGCACTCTCTGTCCCAAAGGAGCCGCCCATGTCCTTCCTCACCACGCTCGCTTCCGCCTTGAAGGGCGGGGGCGGGGCGACGCCGCACGTGCCCATCGGGCGCGGCTTCATCTCACCCTGGGCGACTGCCTTCGAGGCGCATCGCGGGGTGCCGCCCTTCGATTATGCCTCCGCCGTGCGCGAGGGCTATCTCGCCAATCCGATTGCGCAAAGGAGCGTGCGGATCGTCGCCGAAGGGGTGGGCGGGGCGCCGCTGGCC comes from the Qipengyuania sediminis genome and includes:
- a CDS encoding PEPxxWA-CTERM sorting domain-containing protein → MRAAVPHRDAPRLRLVRFDIRVSGTDGREGSSNQIEVYNMKNLAALCAGAVLAASPMAAAEAATIYTGTRTMAPGATAELSITTNDTIGVLDSADIVDWTIVLNEGGQTFTLRGPASGNNSGLLLSGSALTATASELRFNFSGSGMFLIQAPNVGSGQTFYCAQTNGCFDFSGPGEAVEAGTTYQFARVARSGVVVLATAGPGAIPEPGTWALLILGFGAIGAAMRRRQTSATVSFA